TTGAAGAACAGGAAATGATTACGCAGGCCGCGACGCATCATCAGATAGGCCGCCACCGAGGAGTCATAACCACCGGAGACCAGGGTCAGTACATTCTCTACGCTGCCCAGCGGGTAGCCGCCCAGCCCGCGATGCTTGCGGTGGGCGATGTGGAACTGGTCACCGTGAACCTCCACCCGCACTTCCACCTGAGGCGCCTTGAGGTCGACCCCCGCGGCATTCGAGGCCTGCATTAAAGCAGCACCGACCGCCCGCTCCAGATCGATCGAACGAAAATCATGCTCGCCGTGGCGACGGGCCCTGACGGCAAACGTCTTGCCGTTCAGCCGGTCGGCGAAGGCGGCGACCGCCTTGTCGGCCACATCATCCAGACTCTCCAGCGGAAAGGCCGCGATTTCCTGGATGGTGGAAATGCCGGGGATGCGCAACAGGGCCTCAATCACTGGCCCGGACAGGCCGCGGCCATCCGGCACCTCCACATCCACCCGGTCCCAGCTGCCCTCTACATGGATCTCGGCATCCAGCCGGGCCAGCAGCTTGCGGATATTCTGCCGCAGGTGACGCATCTGCTGGCGGCGGACGGGCTTGCTCTTGATCGCAACTTCCGGGGCGGGACGGATAAGCAGTTTCATAGATCGGAATTTCGTCGGGTGGCGTATGAAATGGAAGGCGCTTAGTGTACCGTTTTGACTCTATGCCTCAAAATCGGGCATTGCCGAAACATTCAGGAGCTCCGCCGTTAATGCAGGAAATCACCATCAATGCCCTGGTTTCTCCCGAGGGCAGCCTTGAAATTCTCTCCAACCATGAAGTGAACCGGCTCAAGGACCGCAGCGAGGGCGGCCTGTATAGACTGTTCCGGCAGTGCGCCCTGGCCGTTCTCAACACCGGCATCGAGACCGACGACTGCAAGGCCCTGATGGAGGCCCACTCCGATTTCGATGTACGCCTGGTACCCCAGCCCCGCGGCCTGAAGCTGGAACTGATCAACGCACCGGCCCACGCGTTTGTGGACGGGGAAATGCTGCGAGCGCTGCGGGAACATCTGTTCTCGGTACTGCGGGACATCATCTATTCCCACTCGATTCCGCAATCGGCGGCGGGCTTCCGGCGGGACGACCCAGAGGAAATCACCAACTTTGTATTTCACATCCTGCGCAACGCCCGGGTGATGCAGGCCGGGCGCCAGCCAGACCTGGTGGTGTGCTGGGGCGGCCATTCCATCGGCAACGACGAATACCAGTACAGCAAGGAAGTGGGGCACCAGCTCGGGCTCCGGGCCCTGAGCATCTGCACCGGCTGTGGTCCGGGCGCCATGAAAGGCCCCATGAAAGGCGCCACCATCGGCCACGCCAAGCAGCGGGTAAAGAACGGCCGCTACATTGGCATCACCGAGCCAGGGATCATCGGGGCCGAAGCGCCCAATCCCATCGTCAACGAGCTGGTGATCATGCCGGATATCGAGAAGCGCCTGGAAGCATTCGTGCGCTGTGGTCATGGCGTGATCGTGTTCCCAGGGGGCGTGGGAACCGCCGAGGAAATCCTCTATCTGCTGGGCATTCTCCTGCACCCGGATAACGCCGACCTGCCCTTCCCGGTGGTGTTCACCGGCCGGAAGGAAAACGCGGAATACTTCGAGATGATCGACAAGTTCATCCGCAACGCCCTGGGCGACGAGGCCGCCAGCAAGTACGAAATCATCATTGATGATCCGGTGCAGGTAGCGCAAACCATGAAAAAGGGTATGAAGGAAGTGGAGACCTTCCGGCGGGCGATGCAGGACGCCTATTACTTCAACTGGATGCTGAAAATCGACCCGGTTTTCCAGCTGCCCTTCGAACCCAATCACGACAACATGCGCGCCCTTGAGCTGCATCGGGACCAACCCGTGCACCTGATTGCCGCCAACCTGCGCAAGGCGTTCAGCGGTATCGTGGCGGGTAACGTCAAGGAAGGGGGTATTCGACAGGTTCAGGAGAAAGGGCCGTTCGAGATTGCCGGCGACCCGAGCCTGATCAAGCCACTGGAAGCAATGCTGGAGCAGTTTGTGGCCCAGAACCGGATGAAGCTGCCCGGCTCCTCGGCTTATCGGCCGAGCTACCGGATTGTCAGCGGAGCGGCCTGAGCCGCTCGCTGACCCACTAAGGCCTTACTTGCCGCCTGCGGGCAGGCTCGCGTAATACGCGGCAAGATCAGCAATGTCCTGGTCGCTCAGGTTCGCGGCCTGGCCCTGCATGATGGCGGCCTGACCACCGGTCCGCTGCTTGTTCTTGTAGGCCTTGAGCGCCATCACGAGGTATTGCTCGTTCTGGCCGGCCAGGTTGGGATAGGTCGGGATCTGGGCAATGCCGTTCTGACCATGGCAGGCAGCGCAAACCGCAGCCTTGGACTTGCCGGCGGCCGCATCGCCCGCTGCGGAAACGACGGCCGGGCTGACCGCACCAAGTGCGAAAATTCCGGCAACAACGTAGTGTTTCAAGCTCATTCTCTTTACCCTCTCATCATTATCATCAGGATGTGCAACCGGCCTCGCAGGCCGAACAATCGATTGGCTTGCACTTACCAACACTGGCCTGCACTTATAGCACACAGCCTGAGATCCTCAAATGTGATAGGTCAAGGACCCTCGTGCGACGTTCGTCCTCTTTTGCGGGCACGATTGCCGATGCAGAGTAACGGCGCACCAGAGAATACGACCAGTTTGACAACAAGGTTTATTTTCATTTTTCGGAGATGCCCTCAATGACCGCAGAGGCCCAGGAACTCGCCTGTCGTGAAGGCCATATTGGCGTTCTGACACTCAATGCACCCGCCCGGCTCAATGCGCTTTCAGAGCCGATGGTTGACCAGATGCTGGACGTTCTCGATCGGTGGGCCGAGGACGACCGTATCTGCCTTGTGGTGATCCAGGGCGCCAGCGACAGAGCCTTCTGTGCCGGGGGCGACATCCGGGCGCTTTACCAGGCCATGGTCACGCCGGAGGACGAGGACCAGGCACAGCGCTTTTTCCGCAAGGAATACCGCCTCGACTACCTGCTGCACCGGTTCCCCAAACCGGTTCTTGGTCTGGCTCACGGTGTGGTTATGGGCGGGGGAATGGGACTGCTTGCCGGCTGTCGCTACCGGCTGGTAACACCGGACGTAACCCTGGCCATGCCGGAAATCACCATCGGCCTGTTCCCCGATGTGGGGGCGAGCTGGTTCCTGAACCGGCTGCCCGGGCGGCTCGGTCTGTTCATGGGCCTGACCGGCGCACGGCTGAACGTGACCGACGCCTTGCGGGTCGGCCTTGCCGACATGGCGATCGAACCGGAGGATCGCCACCGCCTGCTGGATAGACTGGCGTCAGAGCGCTGGACCGGACAGCGAGCCGCTGACGACAACCGGCTGTTCCGTCTGCTTGGCCAGATGCAGACCCCGGACTACCGGGCCTTGCCCGCCAGCCATCTCGAACGGCACGAACAGCGGATTGCCCGACTGAGTGCCGGTGACGAACTGCCGGAGATTGTTGATCAGTTACTGGCGGCCGAGGTGGATTGCACCTGGTGGCATAGCTGCATGAACACCCTCAGAAACGGATGCCCGGTGTCGGCCTGGCTGGTGTGGACCCAGTTGAAAAAGGCCCAGCAGATGTCGTTCAAGGACGTGCTTCGGATGGAACTGGCCATGGTCACCGAGTGCCTTCGCCGGCCCGATTTCAGGGAAGGCGTCCGGGCACTGGCGATCGAAAAGGATTTTCACCCCCACTGGAGCTATGCGGGTGTGGCCGAGGTGCCGGACGAGGTGGTGGCCGCCCACTTCCGCCCGGAGTGGAATGACGCCACGGATCCGATGGGGCTGGACTGACCAGCCTCCCATCAGCCGCTCAACTAGAGCCTCGCGCCCGCCTGCACCAGCAGCATTTCCAGGTCACGATGGTTGATGGCCCGGGCCACATCCAGCGCCGTGCGGCCGCTCCCGGTCTGGTAATTGACATCGGCGCCGGCA
The nucleotide sequence above comes from Marinobacter gudaonensis. Encoded proteins:
- the ppnN gene encoding nucleotide 5'-monophosphate nucleosidase PpnN, with the translated sequence MQEITINALVSPEGSLEILSNHEVNRLKDRSEGGLYRLFRQCALAVLNTGIETDDCKALMEAHSDFDVRLVPQPRGLKLELINAPAHAFVDGEMLRALREHLFSVLRDIIYSHSIPQSAAGFRRDDPEEITNFVFHILRNARVMQAGRQPDLVVCWGGHSIGNDEYQYSKEVGHQLGLRALSICTGCGPGAMKGPMKGATIGHAKQRVKNGRYIGITEPGIIGAEAPNPIVNELVIMPDIEKRLEAFVRCGHGVIVFPGGVGTAEEILYLLGILLHPDNADLPFPVVFTGRKENAEYFEMIDKFIRNALGDEAASKYEIIIDDPVQVAQTMKKGMKEVETFRRAMQDAYYFNWMLKIDPVFQLPFEPNHDNMRALELHRDQPVHLIAANLRKAFSGIVAGNVKEGGIRQVQEKGPFEIAGDPSLIKPLEAMLEQFVAQNRMKLPGSSAYRPSYRIVSGAA
- a CDS encoding c-type cytochrome; translated protein: MSLKHYVVAGIFALGAVSPAVVSAAGDAAAGKSKAAVCAACHGQNGIAQIPTYPNLAGQNEQYLVMALKAYKNKQRTGGQAAIMQGQAANLSDQDIADLAAYYASLPAGGK
- a CDS encoding enoyl-CoA hydratase/isomerase family protein translates to MTAEAQELACREGHIGVLTLNAPARLNALSEPMVDQMLDVLDRWAEDDRICLVVIQGASDRAFCAGGDIRALYQAMVTPEDEDQAQRFFRKEYRLDYLLHRFPKPVLGLAHGVVMGGGMGLLAGCRYRLVTPDVTLAMPEITIGLFPDVGASWFLNRLPGRLGLFMGLTGARLNVTDALRVGLADMAIEPEDRHRLLDRLASERWTGQRAADDNRLFRLLGQMQTPDYRALPASHLERHEQRIARLSAGDELPEIVDQLLAAEVDCTWWHSCMNTLRNGCPVSAWLVWTQLKKAQQMSFKDVLRMELAMVTECLRRPDFREGVRALAIEKDFHPHWSYAGVAEVPDEVVAAHFRPEWNDATDPMGLD